The following proteins are encoded in a genomic region of Microbacterium sp. NC79:
- a CDS encoding diaminopimelate dehydrogenase, whose amino-acid sequence MSENIRIGIAGYGNLGRGVEVAIEKNPDMSLVGIFSRREPSQVTPLRETTPVFSMDTLADRTADIDVLILCGGSKSDLPEQGPALAALFNTVDSFDTHARIPEYFDAVDAPAKAAGKTALISAGWDPGMFSINRLYAQSLLPDGETYTFWGRGLSQGHSDAVRRIPGVAGAVQYTIPSDAAMDAVRSGARPTLATNEKHTRECFVVLADGADAADVERAIVTMPHYFDEYDTTVHFISADELARDHSAMRHGGVVVHSGETSDGTSQVVEYGLTLASNPEFTASVLVTYARAVYRLSAQGQHGAVTVLDVAPSLLSPKSPATLRAELL is encoded by the coding sequence ATGAGCGAAAACATTCGAATCGGCATCGCTGGCTATGGCAACTTGGGGCGCGGCGTTGAAGTCGCGATCGAGAAGAACCCCGACATGAGTCTGGTCGGAATCTTCAGTCGTCGAGAACCCTCGCAGGTCACGCCGTTGCGCGAGACGACGCCGGTCTTTTCGATGGACACGCTCGCCGATCGCACCGCCGACATCGATGTGCTGATTCTGTGCGGTGGTTCCAAGTCGGACCTTCCTGAGCAAGGGCCAGCGCTTGCCGCGCTGTTCAACACCGTTGACAGCTTTGACACGCACGCACGTATTCCCGAGTACTTCGACGCTGTTGATGCGCCTGCGAAGGCCGCTGGTAAGACGGCGTTGATTTCGGCCGGGTGGGACCCCGGAATGTTCTCCATCAACCGTCTGTACGCGCAGTCGCTGCTGCCTGACGGTGAAACGTACACGTTCTGGGGTCGTGGTCTCAGCCAGGGCCACTCGGATGCGGTGCGCCGCATTCCCGGTGTCGCGGGGGCTGTGCAGTACACGATTCCCTCCGACGCCGCGATGGACGCGGTGCGCAGCGGCGCCCGCCCGACGCTCGCCACCAACGAAAAGCACACCCGTGAGTGCTTTGTGGTGCTCGCTGATGGTGCTGACGCCGCCGACGTGGAGCGCGCGATCGTCACGATGCCGCACTACTTCGACGAGTACGACACCACCGTGCACTTCATCTCGGCCGATGAGCTGGCGCGCGATCACAGCGCGATGCGTCACGGTGGCGTTGTGGTTCACAGTGGTGAGACGAGTGACGGAACCTCGCAGGTCGTCGAGTATGGGCTGACACTTGCGAGCAACCCCGAGTTCACCGCGAGTGTGCTCGTGACGTACGCGCGCGCTGTTTACCGTCTCAGCGCCCAGGGTCAGCATGGCGCCGTCACGGTGCTCGACGTGGCGCCCTCGCTGTTGTCGCCGAAATCTCCTGCGACCCTGCGTGCTGAACTGCTCTAG
- a CDS encoding HNH endonuclease signature motif containing protein, whose product MTNPHLTPLLEAVASLEVAWDDADCGADLSREQLLAANAAISTLRRRLDGLHTEVAAGIDHESRPELGPDSLSKQQGFRNSATLIAATTGGSTGEAAKLTKLGKATAPRSNLLGERLPAKYPAVEAAIHRGTIAADAGSLIVGLLDRVRLHTTVERVAEAEALLVEQSSGLTLHEVRKLVTHAEAWLNPDGVEPREEEARANRSLTMYERDGSLFINFCTDVASGTPVKAAIDAWVTATFQARTNDGDTADDTEADHRTVAQLQADALTAICEHITGCDNNGLPLTGATVIVRVSLDDLTAGTGVATIDGTDQPISISTCRQMAASGGVIPAVLGSDGEILDWGREKRLFTRAQRLALVERDGGCVMCGLPPHMTKAHHIRWWQRDTGPTDLSNGVLLCTSCHHRIHDNGWNIHVDGTKRTSKVWIIPPATVDPAQTPRLGGRARYDIAA is encoded by the coding sequence ATGACCAATCCACATCTCACCCCGCTTCTTGAGGCCGTCGCGTCTCTTGAGGTTGCGTGGGATGACGCTGACTGTGGGGCCGATCTGAGCCGCGAACAGTTGTTGGCTGCGAACGCGGCGATTAGCACCTTGCGACGCCGGCTCGACGGGTTGCACACGGAGGTCGCGGCGGGGATTGATCATGAGTCGCGACCCGAACTGGGGCCAGACAGCCTGTCGAAGCAGCAGGGGTTTCGCAATTCAGCGACTCTGATTGCCGCGACAACGGGCGGGTCGACGGGCGAAGCGGCCAAGTTGACGAAGCTCGGCAAAGCGACCGCACCACGCTCGAATCTGCTGGGCGAGCGGCTGCCTGCAAAGTATCCGGCCGTTGAAGCCGCAATCCATCGCGGCACGATCGCCGCCGATGCAGGCTCACTCATCGTCGGCCTCCTCGATCGGGTGCGACTGCACACGACTGTCGAGCGCGTAGCCGAGGCGGAGGCGCTCCTCGTAGAGCAGTCATCGGGGCTGACGCTCCACGAGGTGCGCAAGCTCGTAACTCACGCCGAAGCCTGGCTGAACCCTGACGGCGTCGAGCCGCGGGAAGAAGAAGCGCGAGCGAACCGCTCCCTCACAATGTACGAGCGCGACGGCTCACTGTTTATAAACTTCTGCACCGACGTCGCCTCGGGCACTCCGGTAAAGGCAGCCATCGACGCATGGGTGACGGCGACATTCCAAGCACGAACGAACGACGGCGATACTGCAGACGACACAGAAGCAGACCACCGCACCGTCGCGCAACTCCAAGCAGACGCCCTCACCGCAATCTGCGAGCACATCACCGGATGCGACAACAACGGCCTCCCGCTCACGGGCGCGACCGTCATTGTCCGCGTGAGCCTTGATGACCTCACCGCCGGCACCGGTGTCGCCACGATCGACGGCACCGACCAGCCCATCAGCATCAGCACCTGCAGGCAAATGGCCGCAAGCGGTGGAGTCATCCCCGCAGTCCTCGGATCCGACGGAGAGATCCTCGACTGGGGACGTGAAAAGCGACTCTTCACGAGGGCTCAACGCCTGGCCCTCGTTGAACGAGACGGCGGATGCGTCATGTGCGGACTCCCACCCCACATGACAAAAGCCCATCACATTAGATGGTGGCAGCGAGATACCGGGCCAACAGATCTCAGCAACGGCGTCCTGCTCTGCACGAGCTGCCACCATCGCATTCATGACAATGGCTGGAACATCCACGTCGACGGCACCAAACGCACATCGAAAGTGTGGATCATCCCACCCGCCACCGTCGACCCGGCACAAACCCCACGCCTCGGCGGCCGCGCCAGATACGACATCGCCGCCTAA
- a CDS encoding site-specific DNA-methyltransferase yields the protein MTSVWTENSPNLVIHGDNLELIRTLPDESFQLIYLDPPFNTGKKQTRTNVSSLRHTGGSRVGFRGSSYTNVRKTVSTFNDDFEDYWAFLEPRLEEAWRLLAPTGTLYLHLDYRESHYAKVLLDALFGRDCFLNEIIWAYDYGARTKSKWPAKHDNILVYVKDPKRYHFNSAEVDREPYMAPTLVSAENAANGKLPTDVWWHTIVSPTGREKTGYATQKPEGVLRRIVQASSNQGDWVLDFFAGSGTVGAVAAKLGRRFVLVDNNAEAISVMAKRLGDGSAAPIDFVEYPGGAQRRA from the coding sequence GTGACTAGCGTGTGGACCGAGAACTCTCCCAACCTCGTGATTCACGGCGACAATCTCGAGCTGATTCGCACGCTGCCAGACGAGTCCTTCCAGCTGATTTACCTGGATCCGCCGTTCAACACAGGCAAGAAGCAGACCCGCACGAACGTGTCGTCTTTGCGGCACACCGGCGGCAGCCGCGTCGGATTTCGCGGATCGTCGTACACAAACGTGCGCAAGACCGTGTCGACATTCAACGACGATTTTGAGGACTATTGGGCGTTTCTCGAACCGCGGCTCGAAGAGGCGTGGCGACTGCTGGCGCCGACCGGAACGCTCTACCTGCACCTCGACTACCGCGAATCGCACTACGCGAAGGTGTTGCTCGACGCGCTCTTCGGTCGGGATTGCTTTCTCAACGAGATCATTTGGGCCTACGACTACGGCGCACGCACGAAGTCGAAGTGGCCGGCAAAGCACGACAACATTCTGGTGTACGTGAAAGATCCGAAGCGCTATCACTTCAACAGCGCTGAGGTCGATCGCGAGCCCTACATGGCGCCGACGCTCGTGAGCGCCGAGAACGCCGCCAACGGCAAGCTCCCGACGGATGTGTGGTGGCACACGATTGTCTCCCCCACCGGTCGCGAAAAGACCGGCTACGCAACGCAAAAGCCCGAGGGCGTGCTGCGCCGCATTGTGCAGGCATCAAGCAACCAGGGCGATTGGGTGCTCGACTTCTTTGCCGGCAGCGGAACCGTGGGTGCCGTTGCTGCGAAGCTGGGCCGCCGCTTCGTGCTGGTTGATAACAACGCGGAGGCCATTTCGGTGATGGCAAAGCGTCTCGGCGACGGGTCGGCTGCACCAATCGACTTTGTCGAGTACCCGGGCGGAGCCCAGCGCCGCGCGTAG
- a CDS encoding phosphotransferase has translation MADSPAADVVITEDLVRTLLRNANLDGAEDPLALAFAGWDNEMWRLGTTRAVRLPRREIAVPLISHEQLVLPRIAKLLRPTGVQVPEPLAALPASEPFARPWSVVPWFAGSAALHQPRAARTAWAAHFAEALALLHVPADDDAPLNPVRGQSLQTRDQAMRARMASASFPAAIAHAWADALAAPAWPHVPVWVHGDLHPGNIVVGNDRLVALVDFGDVTAGDPAYDLAAAWIVFDADGREEFIRASPHVDDATWVRARGWAAAIAVTLTVASDDRPDYAALATETIGEILIEKQAQDPSATP, from the coding sequence ATGGCCGATTCCCCCGCCGCAGACGTCGTCATCACCGAAGATCTCGTTCGCACGCTGTTGCGCAACGCGAATCTCGATGGCGCCGAAGACCCACTGGCTCTCGCCTTCGCCGGCTGGGACAACGAAATGTGGCGACTCGGAACCACGCGCGCCGTGCGACTGCCGCGTCGAGAAATCGCCGTCCCCCTGATCTCCCATGAGCAGTTGGTGTTGCCCCGCATCGCCAAGCTCCTGCGCCCAACCGGCGTGCAGGTTCCGGAACCACTTGCGGCTTTGCCTGCGTCGGAACCATTTGCGCGACCGTGGTCTGTGGTTCCATGGTTTGCTGGTTCCGCCGCCCTGCACCAGCCCCGCGCCGCTCGAACAGCATGGGCTGCGCACTTTGCCGAAGCACTCGCGCTCCTGCACGTGCCTGCTGACGACGATGCGCCGCTTAACCCGGTGCGCGGGCAGTCGTTGCAAACGCGCGACCAGGCGATGCGTGCGCGGATGGCCTCGGCATCGTTTCCGGCGGCGATTGCCCATGCGTGGGCGGATGCTCTCGCTGCCCCGGCATGGCCGCACGTGCCGGTGTGGGTGCACGGCGATCTGCATCCAGGCAATATCGTGGTCGGGAATGATCGCCTGGTCGCGCTCGTCGATTTTGGCGACGTGACCGCTGGCGACCCGGCTTATGACCTGGCGGCGGCGTGGATTGTGTTTGACGCCGACGGCCGCGAAGAGTTCATCAGGGCATCGCCGCACGTCGACGACGCGACCTGGGTGCGCGCACGCGGCTGGGCTGCGGCCATTGCGGTGACGCTCACTGTCGCCAGCGATGATCGCCCCGACTATGCCGCCCTGGCGACCGAAACGATCGGCGAAATCCTCATCGAGAAGCAGGCGCAGGACCCGTCGGCCACACCGTGA
- a CDS encoding MBL fold metallo-hydrolase, protein MRITKYEHATVTIDEGSSRLVIDPGGFLTSFTDFTNIAAVVVTHVHPDHCSPANLQRISESNPDVPIYGPSAVATTVPGVNVIAVSPGDTITHGDFTLEFFGGTHAVIHESIPTIGNVGVFVNDQFYYPGDSYALPGDRDVMVLAAPLGAPWLKIGDAMDFVLDVTPQYCFGTHDMTLSDIGRGMHHDRLDWATQQGGGHYLPLAPGEAIDL, encoded by the coding sequence ATGCGCATCACCAAATACGAGCACGCCACCGTCACGATTGATGAGGGTTCATCTCGGCTGGTGATCGACCCTGGCGGGTTCCTCACCTCCTTCACCGACTTCACGAACATCGCCGCCGTGGTGGTCACGCATGTGCACCCCGACCACTGTTCCCCTGCAAACCTGCAGCGCATCAGCGAGAGCAATCCCGATGTTCCGATCTACGGACCATCTGCCGTTGCCACCACGGTGCCTGGCGTCAACGTGATTGCCGTCTCCCCTGGCGACACCATCACGCACGGCGACTTCACACTCGAGTTCTTCGGCGGCACGCACGCGGTGATTCACGAGTCGATTCCAACGATCGGCAACGTCGGCGTGTTCGTCAACGACCAGTTTTACTACCCGGGTGATTCGTATGCGTTGCCAGGCGATCGCGATGTCATGGTGTTGGCTGCCCCGCTCGGCGCACCGTGGCTCAAGATCGGCGACGCCATGGACTTCGTCCTTGATGTCACACCGCAATATTGCTTCGGCACGCACGACATGACGCTCTCCGACATCGGCCGAGGCATGCACCACGACCGGCTTGATTGGGCGACCCAGCAGGGCGGCGGCCACTATCTGCCGCTCGCACCTGGCGAAGCCATCGACCTGTAA
- a CDS encoding OsmC family protein, translated as MAMRYATEARNDGDTSRILGGMEVAISSPLASDFDAATTNPEQLLALAWATCLNSTAQVIVERATRTAVRVTAELHDLLPDVGYVFEVDAYLSVEGADVAETERVLAAAHARCPVSKLLRSADTVRVHAEPYAG; from the coding sequence ATGGCGATGAGGTATGCGACAGAAGCACGTAACGACGGTGACACGAGCCGCATCCTGGGTGGGATGGAAGTTGCCATTTCATCGCCGCTCGCATCGGACTTTGATGCCGCAACGACCAACCCCGAACAGCTGCTGGCGTTGGCCTGGGCCACGTGCCTGAACTCAACTGCGCAGGTCATCGTGGAACGAGCGACGCGCACCGCCGTGCGGGTCACTGCGGAGCTGCACGATCTCTTGCCCGACGTGGGTTACGTGTTTGAGGTCGACGCCTATCTGTCGGTTGAGGGCGCCGATGTTGCAGAAACGGAGCGAGTCCTCGCGGCCGCTCACGCGCGCTGTCCGGTGTCGAAGCTCCTCCGCTCCGCCGACACCGTACGCGTACACGCCGAACCTTACGCTGGCTAA